In Verrucomicrobiota bacterium JB022, a single genomic region encodes these proteins:
- a CDS encoding RNA-binding protein, which yields MKLFVGNVNWDAPVEEIKAYLGQFGEIEDFFYPLDRETGRPRGFCFVTYTNEEDAQTALKALDGAEFAGRPLKANPAVPKEDLGGGAPRGPRGGGGDRPRRPFNDGPRGGGGGGFRPRSDAPRGGGERGGWDRGGDRGFDRGERSGGGGGYDRGAPRGERSGGSWDRGGDDRPRRGYPTRPSSGGGEDDGVRIRVPRRRYTDDE from the coding sequence ATGAAGTTGTTTGTTGGGAACGTCAATTGGGACGCTCCAGTGGAAGAAATCAAAGCGTACCTCGGTCAGTTCGGCGAAATCGAGGACTTCTTTTATCCGTTAGATCGTGAAACCGGTCGCCCCCGTGGCTTCTGCTTTGTCACGTATACCAATGAAGAGGATGCTCAAACTGCCCTCAAGGCTCTCGATGGGGCTGAATTTGCCGGTCGCCCCCTGAAAGCCAACCCTGCTGTGCCGAAGGAAGACCTCGGCGGCGGCGCTCCCCGCGGCCCCCGTGGCGGTGGTGGCGATCGCCCGCGTCGTCCCTTCAACGACGGCCCCCGTGGCGGTGGCGGCGGCGGCTTCCGTCCGCGTAGCGACGCCCCTCGTGGCGGTGGCGAACGTGGCGGCTGGGACCGTGGCGGCGATCGCGGTTTCGACCGTGGCGAGCGCAGCGGTGGTGGCGGCGGTTACGACCGTGGCGCACCCCGTGGCGAGCGTAGCGGTGGCAGCTGGGATCGCGGCGGCGACGACCGTCCGCGCCGTGGCTACCCGACCCGCCCCTCCTCCGGCGGTGGTGAAGATGATGGCGTGCGCATCCGCGTCCCCCGCCGTCGCTACACCGACGACGAATAA
- a CDS encoding SulP family inorganic anion transporter — MLIRFLQHLQPLPLASVARQYQRFELKGDMQAGLNTALLAFPQGIAYASIAGLPIQYGIFGSIMAALVAPWFSGSRFITPGPTNATAAMVLATFPTLGLATEAERALGLPLVLLMTGSFLIFGAILQVANLIQYVSRSVVTGYISAAAVYIIINQIPKVLGLTLEAPPGANILTLVWHTVLSLGTFQISAVLISALTLVIYLTVTRWRPKWPVVALVLFVVSAITAGMTALHVFDLLDGPVAHASAIKPDNWVISPPLSRGNWTDFATVALTLAFLIALESISIGKTLAARSGQRLDANQEILGLGLANVVCGLYQGMPAGGSLTRSQLNFSSGAKTGFSNIYSGLICLVGALTLGQLTGFIPVPVLGVLVITIGISLINRKVIRVVWSTTVSDRIVYLVTLVSALMLRLDFAIILGTATSILLFLRKAAQPELMEYGEEEASRFAPKDGAPTAEIAIVHVEGNLFFGAAELFRDQMRRVCERQNQKIVILKLRNAHHLDATAVLALEELVRYMQETSRRLLISEARDETMRIFRNSGLLAVIGQENVFADDAHNPTLSTSLALRHAMRLMGGQEAEVKIFVGGSHRPDEPGKQAS, encoded by the coding sequence ATGTTGATTCGCTTTCTCCAACACCTCCAGCCGCTGCCTCTGGCTTCCGTCGCCCGGCAGTATCAACGGTTTGAGCTGAAGGGAGACATGCAGGCCGGCCTCAACACCGCCCTGCTGGCCTTTCCCCAGGGGATCGCCTACGCCTCCATCGCAGGTCTGCCGATCCAGTATGGCATTTTCGGCTCGATTATGGCCGCCTTGGTCGCGCCGTGGTTTTCGGGCTCGCGCTTCATCACGCCGGGGCCGACCAATGCCACTGCCGCCATGGTGCTGGCGACCTTCCCCACCCTCGGCCTCGCGACCGAGGCGGAGCGGGCGTTGGGCCTGCCGCTGGTCCTGCTGATGACGGGCAGCTTTCTGATTTTTGGTGCCATCCTGCAGGTGGCCAACCTGATCCAGTATGTTTCGCGCTCGGTCGTAACGGGCTACATCTCCGCCGCCGCCGTCTACATCATCATCAACCAGATCCCGAAAGTCCTGGGGCTGACGCTGGAGGCACCACCGGGGGCCAACATCCTGACGCTCGTCTGGCACACCGTGCTGAGCCTCGGCACCTTCCAGATCAGCGCAGTCCTGATCAGCGCCCTGACTTTGGTAATTTACCTGACGGTGACGCGCTGGCGGCCCAAGTGGCCGGTGGTGGCGCTCGTGCTGTTTGTAGTCTCGGCCATTACGGCGGGGATGACGGCACTGCACGTGTTCGACTTGCTCGACGGCCCGGTCGCCCACGCCTCGGCGATCAAGCCGGACAACTGGGTCATCTCGCCGCCCCTGAGCCGCGGCAACTGGACCGATTTTGCCACGGTAGCCCTCACGCTGGCCTTCCTCATCGCGCTGGAGTCGATCTCGATCGGCAAGACGCTCGCCGCCCGGAGCGGTCAGCGCCTCGATGCCAACCAGGAGATCCTCGGGCTGGGCCTCGCCAACGTGGTCTGCGGCCTCTACCAGGGCATGCCCGCCGGGGGCTCGCTCACGCGCTCGCAGCTCAACTTCAGCAGCGGGGCCAAGACGGGCTTTTCCAATATCTACAGCGGGCTGATCTGCCTCGTGGGCGCCCTGACGCTCGGCCAGTTGACGGGCTTTATCCCGGTGCCGGTGCTGGGCGTGCTCGTCATTACGATCGGGATCTCGCTCATCAACCGCAAGGTGATCCGCGTGGTGTGGTCGACCACCGTGTCCGACCGGATCGTGTATCTCGTGACGCTCGTCTCCGCCCTGATGCTGCGGCTCGACTTCGCCATTATCCTCGGCACCGCCACCAGCATCCTGCTCTTCCTGCGCAAGGCCGCCCAGCCGGAGCTGATGGAATACGGCGAGGAGGAGGCCAGCCGCTTTGCCCCCAAGGACGGCGCGCCGACAGCCGAGATCGCCATCGTCCACGTGGAGGGCAACCTGTTCTTTGGCGCCGCCGAGCTGTTCCGCGACCAGATGCGCCGGGTGTGCGAGCGCCAGAACCAGAAGATCGTGATCCTGAAGCTGCGCAACGCCCACCACCTCGACGCCACCGCCGTGCTCGCCCTCGAAGAGCTGGTGCGCTACATGCAGGAGACCAGTCGCCGCCTGTTGATCAGCGAAGCGCGCGACGAGACGATGCGCATCTTCCGCAACAGCGGCCTGCTCGCCGTCATCGGGCAGGAAAACGTCTTTGCCGATGATGCGCACAACCCCACCCTCTCCACCTCGTTGGCCCTGCGGCACGCGATGCGCCTGATGGGTGGCCAGGAGGCCGAAGTAAAAATCTTCGTTGGCGGCTCGCATCGGCCGGATGAACCCGGTAAACAAGCTTCGTGA
- a CDS encoding DUF971 domain-containing protein, with amino-acid sequence MAGFKPTDVQLIGQEVAIRWSDGREDFIPMERLRAWSPSAENMGEPDIFGRIHGADPRDSFPGVTVVGWELVGTYAIRFIFSDRHQSGLYSYAYLRRLGDYVAEDAT; translated from the coding sequence GTGGCAGGTTTCAAGCCGACAGACGTCCAACTCATTGGGCAAGAGGTAGCAATTCGCTGGTCGGACGGCCGGGAAGACTTCATCCCGATGGAGCGCCTGCGGGCGTGGTCCCCCAGTGCCGAGAATATGGGCGAGCCCGACATCTTCGGGCGCATCCACGGCGCCGACCCGCGCGACTCTTTCCCGGGCGTCACCGTGGTCGGCTGGGAGCTGGTCGGCACCTACGCCATCCGCTTTATTTTCTCCGACCGTCACCAGTCCGGCCTCTACAGCTACGCCTACTTGCGCCGGCTCGGAGATTATGTGGCCGAGGATGCAACCTGA
- a CDS encoding nucleotide pyrophosphohydrolase — translation MADAETTVAELKQAVFEFAHARDWEQFHSPKNLSMALAAEAGELMEHFLWCSSEQSREIARDSAKTAAIREELADVVIYAMEFSNISGIDLAEAIRAKIEKNDRKYPVEKAKGKSLKYTEL, via the coding sequence ATGGCCGATGCCGAGACCACCGTGGCCGAACTGAAGCAGGCCGTATTTGAATTTGCCCACGCGCGCGACTGGGAGCAGTTTCACAGCCCCAAAAACCTCTCCATGGCCCTCGCTGCCGAGGCGGGGGAGCTGATGGAGCACTTCCTCTGGTGCAGCTCCGAGCAGAGCCGCGAAATCGCCCGCGATTCCGCCAAGACCGCCGCCATTCGCGAGGAGCTGGCCGACGTGGTGATCTACGCGATGGAGTTTTCCAACATCAGCGGCATCGACCTCGCCGAGGCCATCCGCGCCAAGATCGAGAAGAACGACCGCAAATACCCCGTCGAAAAAGCCAAAGGCAAAAGCCTGAAGTATACGGAGTTGTAG
- the nusA gene encoding transcription termination factor NusA: protein MSQEILSVLEYMEKEKGIPREEMIAAISNAIRSAASKGVNAGQELKIEINPRTGGLKAWAIMEVVDSVSDTSREIHIEKARALNPNADVGLFIEKEMDPEQLGRIAAQTARQTIMQRLRQFEKERIYDDYKDMVGDIVTGIVRRRERGNLIVDMGKAEAILPPRERVRGEDYAPGERIRCLLASIEATNRGPELILSRASPKFVRRLFELEVTEIADGTVVIESIAREPGYRTKIAVRSNDDKVDPVGACVGARGARVKSIVRELGGEKIDIIKWDADPVRFLEEAIKPARPKNVRLDEAHSRIYFEVSEEDLSIAIGRHGQNARLTHRLLGWKLDIAKEEHREAGFDDKLEAGIARWTQLPNINRDVAIFLVQNGFTSPEAFEGVEADDLEELGFTTEDAEALVQIVSDYRNSAGA from the coding sequence ATGAGCCAAGAGATACTTTCCGTCCTCGAATACATGGAGAAAGAGAAGGGGATCCCGCGTGAGGAAATGATCGCGGCGATCTCCAATGCTATCCGCAGCGCGGCCTCCAAGGGCGTGAATGCCGGCCAGGAACTCAAGATCGAGATCAACCCGCGCACCGGGGGTCTCAAGGCCTGGGCGATCATGGAAGTAGTCGATTCGGTGAGTGATACCAGCCGGGAGATCCACATCGAAAAAGCGCGCGCGCTCAACCCCAATGCCGACGTCGGTCTCTTCATCGAGAAGGAGATGGACCCGGAGCAGTTGGGCCGCATTGCCGCGCAGACCGCGCGCCAGACGATCATGCAGCGCCTTCGCCAATTCGAGAAGGAGCGCATTTACGACGACTATAAAGACATGGTGGGCGACATCGTGACGGGGATCGTCCGCCGCCGCGAACGAGGCAACCTGATCGTCGACATGGGCAAGGCCGAAGCCATCCTGCCGCCACGCGAACGCGTGCGGGGGGAAGACTACGCCCCCGGCGAACGCATCCGCTGCCTCCTCGCGAGCATCGAAGCCACCAACCGTGGCCCCGAGTTGATCCTCAGCCGCGCCAGCCCCAAGTTTGTGCGCCGCCTCTTCGAGCTTGAGGTGACGGAAATCGCCGACGGCACCGTCGTCATCGAATCCATCGCCCGCGAGCCCGGCTACCGCACCAAGATCGCCGTGCGCAGCAACGACGACAAGGTCGACCCCGTCGGCGCCTGCGTCGGCGCCCGCGGCGCCCGCGTCAAGAGCATCGTGCGTGAGCTCGGCGGCGAAAAGATCGACATCATCAAGTGGGATGCCGACCCGGTGCGCTTCCTCGAAGAAGCGATCAAGCCCGCCCGCCCGAAAAACGTGCGCCTTGACGAAGCCCACAGTCGCATCTACTTTGAAGTGTCGGAAGAAGACCTTTCCATCGCGATCGGTCGCCACGGCCAGAACGCCCGACTGACCCACCGCCTCCTCGGCTGGAAGCTCGACATCGCGAAGGAAGAACATCGCGAAGCCGGCTTCGACGACAAGCTGGAGGCCGGTATCGCCCGCTGGACGCAACTGCCCAACATCAACCGCGATGTGGCGATCTTCCTCGTCCAGAACGGCTTCACCTCGCCCGAAGCCTTCGAAGGCGTCGAAGCGGACGACCTCGAAGAACTCGGCTTTACGACGGAAGACGCCGAGGCGCTGGTGCAAATCGTCTCCGACTACCGCAACAGCGCGGGTGCCTAA
- a CDS encoding queuosine precursor transporter has product MPILIYILAVLAANLTATLFIPFPLFGQVAVGTLIFGLTFTQRDRMHVYGRKVVYAVIGTTALLTLLLLVSFKYLWGAPLIELCLRGGSEWLAEGFGYLREGGVRVFAASVLAILIAESMDTEVYHRLRERSWMVRVLGSNAVSIPVDSAVFNLVAFAGIFGWKMLAAVIFGEIVTKTIVGTLYAFIRPRSEDKGGASFKSLPVV; this is encoded by the coding sequence ATGCCTATCTTAATCTACATTCTGGCCGTGCTGGCGGCGAATCTGACGGCCACTCTTTTTATCCCCTTCCCGCTGTTCGGGCAGGTCGCGGTCGGCACGCTCATTTTCGGCCTCACCTTTACGCAGCGCGACCGTATGCACGTCTACGGCCGCAAAGTCGTCTACGCCGTGATCGGCACAACGGCCCTGCTCACGCTCCTGCTGCTGGTATCCTTCAAATACCTCTGGGGCGCTCCGCTGATCGAGCTGTGCCTGCGCGGCGGCTCCGAGTGGCTGGCGGAAGGTTTCGGCTACCTGCGCGAGGGTGGAGTGCGCGTTTTTGCCGCCTCGGTGCTGGCGATCCTCATTGCCGAGAGCATGGACACGGAGGTCTACCACCGCCTGCGCGAGCGCAGCTGGATGGTGCGCGTGCTCGGCTCCAACGCGGTCAGCATCCCCGTCGACTCTGCCGTGTTCAACCTCGTGGCCTTCGCGGGCATCTTCGGCTGGAAGATGCTCGCAGCAGTGATCTTCGGCGAGATCGTGACCAAGACCATCGTCGGCACCCTCTACGCCTTCATCCGCCCCCGCAGCGAAGACAAAGGCGGCGCCAGCTTCAAGTCGCTGCCGGTGGTGTAG